One window of the Macaca thibetana thibetana isolate TM-01 chromosome 1, ASM2454274v1, whole genome shotgun sequence genome contains the following:
- the ENO1 gene encoding alpha-enolase isoform X2 has protein sequence MSILKVHAREIFDSRGNPTVEVDLFTSKGLFRAAVPSGASTGIYEALELRDNDKTRYMGKGVSRPVKYINEFLAPALCTQKLNVTEQEKIDKLMIEMDGTENKSKFGANAILGVSLAVCKAGAVEKGVPLYRHIADLAGNSEVILPVPAFNVINGGSHAGNKLAMQEFMILPVGAANFREAMRIGAEVYHNLKNVIKEKYGKDATNVGDEGGFAPNILENKEGLELLKTAIGKAGYTDKVVIGMDVAASEFFRSGKYDLDFKSPDDPSRYISPDQLADLYKSFIKDYPVVSIEDPFDQDDWGAWQKFTASAGIQVVGDDLTVTNPKRIAKAVNEKSCNCLLLKVNQIGSVTESLQACKLAQANGWGVMVSHRSGETEDTFIADLVVGLCTGQIKTGAPCRSERLAKYNQLLRIEEELGSKAKFAGRNFRNPLAK, from the exons ATGTCTATTCTCAAGGTCCATGCCAGGGAGATCTTTGACTCTCGTGGGAATCCCACTGTTGAGGTTGATCTCTTCACCTCAAAAG GTCTCTTCAGAGCTGCTGTGCCCAGTGGTGCTTCAACTGGTATCTATGAGGCCCTAGAGCTCCGGGACAATGATAAGACTCGCTATATGGGGAAGG GCGTCTCCAGACCTGTTAAGTATATTAATGAGTTCCTGGCACCAGCCCTGTGCACTCAG AAACTGAACGTCACAGAACAAGAGAAGATTGACAAACTAATGATCGAGATGGAcggaacagaaaataaat CTAAGTTTGGTGCGAACGCCATTCTGGGGGTGTCCCTCGCCGTCTGCAAAGCTGGTGCTGTTGAGAAGGGGGTCCCCCTGTACCGCCACATCGCTGACTTGGCTGGCAACTCTGAAGTCATCCTGCCAGTCCCG GCTTTCAATGTCATCAATGGCGGTTCTCATGCCGGCAACAAGCTGGCCATGCAGGAGTTCATGATCCTCCCAGTCGGTGCAGCAAACTTCAGGGAAGCCATGCGCATTGGAGCGGAGGTTTACCACAACCTGAAGAATGTCATCAAGGAGAAATACGGGAAAGATGCCACCAATGTGGGGGATGAAGGCGGGTTTGCTCCCAATATCCTGGAGAATAAAGAAG GCCTGGAGCTGCTGAAGACTGCCATTGGGAAAGCTGGCTACACTGATAAGGTGGTCATTGGCATGGACGTAGCAGCCTCCGAGTTCTTCAGGTCTGGGAAGTATGACCTGGACTTCAAGTCTCCCGATGACCCCAGCAGGTACATCTCACCTGATCAGCTGGCTGACCTGTACAAGTCCTTCATCAAGGACTACCCAG TGGTGTCTATCGAAGATCCCTTTGACCAGGATGACTGGGGAGCTTGGCAGAAGTTCACGGCCAGTGCAGGAATCCAGGTAGTCGGGGATGATCTCACAGTGACCAACCCAAAGAGGATTGCCAAGGCCGTGAACGAGAAGTCCTGCAACTGCCTCCTGCTCAAAGTCAACCAGATTGGCTCCGTGACCGAGTCGCTTCAGGC GTGCAAGTTGGCCCAGGCCAATGGTTGGGGCGTCATGGTGTCTCATCGTTCTGGGGAGACTGAAGATACCTTCATTGCTGACCTGGTTGTGGGGCTGTGCACTGGGCAG aTCAAGACTGGTGCCCCTTGCCGATCTGAGCGCTTGGCCAAGTACAACCAGCTCCTCAG AATTGAAGAGGAGCTGGGCAGCAAGGCTAAGTTTGCCGGCAGGAACTTCAGAAACCCCCTGGCCAAGTAA
- the ENO1 gene encoding alpha-enolase isoform X3 — protein sequence MGKGVSKAVEHINKTIAPALVSKKLNVTEQEKIDKLMIEMDGTENKSKFGANAILGVSLAVCKAGAVEKGVPLYRHIADLAGNSEVILPVPAFNVINGGSHAGNKLAMQEFMILPVGAANFREAMRIGAEVYHNLKNVIKEKYGKDATNVGDEGGFAPNILENKEGLELLKTAIGKAGYTDKVVIGMDVAASEFFRSGKYDLDFKSPDDPSRYISPDQLADLYKSFIKDYPVVSIEDPFDQDDWGAWQKFTASAGIQVVGDDLTVTNPKRIAKAVNEKSCNCLLLKVNQIGSVTESLQACKLAQANGWGVMVSHRSGETEDTFIADLVVGLCTGQIKTGAPCRSERLAKYNQLLRIEEELGSKAKFAGRNFRNPLAK from the exons ATGGGGAAGG GTGTCTCAAAGGCTGTTGAGCACATCAATAAAACTATTGCGCCTGCCCTGGTTAGCAAG AAACTGAACGTCACAGAACAAGAGAAGATTGACAAACTAATGATCGAGATGGAcggaacagaaaataaat CTAAGTTTGGTGCGAACGCCATTCTGGGGGTGTCCCTCGCCGTCTGCAAAGCTGGTGCTGTTGAGAAGGGGGTCCCCCTGTACCGCCACATCGCTGACTTGGCTGGCAACTCTGAAGTCATCCTGCCAGTCCCG GCTTTCAATGTCATCAATGGCGGTTCTCATGCCGGCAACAAGCTGGCCATGCAGGAGTTCATGATCCTCCCAGTCGGTGCAGCAAACTTCAGGGAAGCCATGCGCATTGGAGCGGAGGTTTACCACAACCTGAAGAATGTCATCAAGGAGAAATACGGGAAAGATGCCACCAATGTGGGGGATGAAGGCGGGTTTGCTCCCAATATCCTGGAGAATAAAGAAG GCCTGGAGCTGCTGAAGACTGCCATTGGGAAAGCTGGCTACACTGATAAGGTGGTCATTGGCATGGACGTAGCAGCCTCCGAGTTCTTCAGGTCTGGGAAGTATGACCTGGACTTCAAGTCTCCCGATGACCCCAGCAGGTACATCTCACCTGATCAGCTGGCTGACCTGTACAAGTCCTTCATCAAGGACTACCCAG TGGTGTCTATCGAAGATCCCTTTGACCAGGATGACTGGGGAGCTTGGCAGAAGTTCACGGCCAGTGCAGGAATCCAGGTAGTCGGGGATGATCTCACAGTGACCAACCCAAAGAGGATTGCCAAGGCCGTGAACGAGAAGTCCTGCAACTGCCTCCTGCTCAAAGTCAACCAGATTGGCTCCGTGACCGAGTCGCTTCAGGC GTGCAAGTTGGCCCAGGCCAATGGTTGGGGCGTCATGGTGTCTCATCGTTCTGGGGAGACTGAAGATACCTTCATTGCTGACCTGGTTGTGGGGCTGTGCACTGGGCAG aTCAAGACTGGTGCCCCTTGCCGATCTGAGCGCTTGGCCAAGTACAACCAGCTCCTCAG AATTGAAGAGGAGCTGGGCAGCAAGGCTAAGTTTGCCGGCAGGAACTTCAGAAACCCCCTGGCCAAGTAA
- the ENO1 gene encoding alpha-enolase isoform X1, giving the protein MSILKVHAREIFDSRGNPTVEVDLFTSKGLFRAAVPSGASTGIYEALELRDNDKTRYMGKGVSKAVEHINKTIAPALVSKKLNVTEQEKIDKLMIEMDGTENKSKFGANAILGVSLAVCKAGAVEKGVPLYRHIADLAGNSEVILPVPAFNVINGGSHAGNKLAMQEFMILPVGAANFREAMRIGAEVYHNLKNVIKEKYGKDATNVGDEGGFAPNILENKEGLELLKTAIGKAGYTDKVVIGMDVAASEFFRSGKYDLDFKSPDDPSRYISPDQLADLYKSFIKDYPVVSIEDPFDQDDWGAWQKFTASAGIQVVGDDLTVTNPKRIAKAVNEKSCNCLLLKVNQIGSVTESLQACKLAQANGWGVMVSHRSGETEDTFIADLVVGLCTGQIKTGAPCRSERLAKYNQLLRIEEELGSKAKFAGRNFRNPLAK; this is encoded by the exons ATGTCTATTCTCAAGGTCCATGCCAGGGAGATCTTTGACTCTCGTGGGAATCCCACTGTTGAGGTTGATCTCTTCACCTCAAAAG GTCTCTTCAGAGCTGCTGTGCCCAGTGGTGCTTCAACTGGTATCTATGAGGCCCTAGAGCTCCGGGACAATGATAAGACTCGCTATATGGGGAAGG GTGTCTCAAAGGCTGTTGAGCACATCAATAAAACTATTGCGCCTGCCCTGGTTAGCAAG AAACTGAACGTCACAGAACAAGAGAAGATTGACAAACTAATGATCGAGATGGAcggaacagaaaataaat CTAAGTTTGGTGCGAACGCCATTCTGGGGGTGTCCCTCGCCGTCTGCAAAGCTGGTGCTGTTGAGAAGGGGGTCCCCCTGTACCGCCACATCGCTGACTTGGCTGGCAACTCTGAAGTCATCCTGCCAGTCCCG GCTTTCAATGTCATCAATGGCGGTTCTCATGCCGGCAACAAGCTGGCCATGCAGGAGTTCATGATCCTCCCAGTCGGTGCAGCAAACTTCAGGGAAGCCATGCGCATTGGAGCGGAGGTTTACCACAACCTGAAGAATGTCATCAAGGAGAAATACGGGAAAGATGCCACCAATGTGGGGGATGAAGGCGGGTTTGCTCCCAATATCCTGGAGAATAAAGAAG GCCTGGAGCTGCTGAAGACTGCCATTGGGAAAGCTGGCTACACTGATAAGGTGGTCATTGGCATGGACGTAGCAGCCTCCGAGTTCTTCAGGTCTGGGAAGTATGACCTGGACTTCAAGTCTCCCGATGACCCCAGCAGGTACATCTCACCTGATCAGCTGGCTGACCTGTACAAGTCCTTCATCAAGGACTACCCAG TGGTGTCTATCGAAGATCCCTTTGACCAGGATGACTGGGGAGCTTGGCAGAAGTTCACGGCCAGTGCAGGAATCCAGGTAGTCGGGGATGATCTCACAGTGACCAACCCAAAGAGGATTGCCAAGGCCGTGAACGAGAAGTCCTGCAACTGCCTCCTGCTCAAAGTCAACCAGATTGGCTCCGTGACCGAGTCGCTTCAGGC GTGCAAGTTGGCCCAGGCCAATGGTTGGGGCGTCATGGTGTCTCATCGTTCTGGGGAGACTGAAGATACCTTCATTGCTGACCTGGTTGTGGGGCTGTGCACTGGGCAG aTCAAGACTGGTGCCCCTTGCCGATCTGAGCGCTTGGCCAAGTACAACCAGCTCCTCAG AATTGAAGAGGAGCTGGGCAGCAAGGCTAAGTTTGCCGGCAGGAACTTCAGAAACCCCCTGGCCAAGTAA